One window of the Benincasa hispida cultivar B227 chromosome 3, ASM972705v1, whole genome shotgun sequence genome contains the following:
- the LOC120073696 gene encoding uncharacterized protein LOC120073696 gives MKGMLRFDMKGKLNHWFIGSFEILERIRPVVYLLALPSSLSKVRNVFHVSMLRMYIADSSHIVDYEPLQSNENISYKEKPIQILTKEMNALRHKEICFDEDSLVKSSVRKSNMGMRRRDEVTIS, from the coding sequence ATGAAAGGAATGTTGAGGTTTGACATGAAGGGTAAGTTGAACCACTGGTTCATTGGGTCATTTGAGATCCTAGAACGGATCCGTCCTGTAGTTTATCTGCTGGCTTTGCCATCATCTCTTTCGAAAGTTCGcaatgtttttcatgtttcaaTGTTGAGAATGTACATAGCGGACTCATCTCATATTGTGGATTATGAGCCGTTGCAATCAAATGAAAACATAAGTTACAAAGAGAAACCTATTCAAATTTTGACCAAGGAAATGAATGCGTTGCGTCACAAGGAGATTTGCTTTGATGAAGATTCTTTGGTGAAATCATCCGTTCGAAAAAGCAACATGGGAATGAGAAGACGAGATGAGGTCACAATATCTTGA